The genomic DNA GTGGCGTATCTCTTTTTCTGCCAATGATGTTTCTCAAAGCAAAGAAAGTGGTGTCAATTGGTGTGTGATTGCACTCGTGGTGTACTCTTCTCATTCGGGGTCTTTGTGCTTGCTCGTTCTCGGCCTCTGGTACTCGGATCAGTCGTGTTCTTTCCGTTcgttcctttttctttgcaTCGCCTGTGGACGATTCCTCTTGCGTCTTGCATGGCCTACATGTAGATCTCTTAAGGCACTTTTAGGACAAAGATTTTGGGTCCCATCCAAGTTTCATGGGCTGTACAGCAATTCGATATCCATGGACGTGGAAGGTCTACTTGGAGAATTCTATCATTAGCGGTGCAGCAAAACCAAGAGGTTGTGATGTATATAAAAGGGTACATAGCATGGTACTGGAGTACAATTAAGGGTAGCACCAGTTTGAGCTGGGGCTACTTGGTAAACTTCTCACTTTAGTTGCTTCTGTAGCATTGTATGGATAGACGGCGTAGATGAACTGTATATAAACGTCTATTATTCTGTCTATTGTACAAATGGCATGATCACATCGATCTAAGGCAACGAAGCACCATCCTTTAGAGGCAGTCATATCTCGTCACTTGATTTCATGGCCCATCTCCCAGAACTTGGTATTAGCGTACGTCAAGCACAGTTCGCCAGAGTCTGCCTGGCTTCTGACCTCAGCATCCAACGGACGCTGCAGAATCGTATCCACAACATGACCCAACACAATTGTGTGATCAAACACCTCCATCTGCTGCGGAAGGAGCCTGCATTCAAAAACAAACGGGAAATCCACGATATCCCGGCTACGCAGCCCACTCCTCCGCAGCAGCGGAAGAGGCCTGTCGCTCTCATTCTCATTCACCTTTTGCGCATGCGCAACAAACTCAAAATCTCCCTTCCCGTTCACAATCGACAGATTATGATTCCCCCTCGAGAAATCCCTCGCCAGATCTGCTGTCGGTTTCGCGGGTGCTAGTAGATGCACGAGGAACCGTCCGGAGGAGATTAATGCGTTGAGTGTCTCTGATGGTCGCTTCACGTTGAACGAGACGACTGGTTCGGGGTGTAGGGTTACTGTACTGAAGGAGGAGACGGTCATGCCGCGGTAGGAGTGCTCGATTTGGGTGTCCTTGTGGGTGTGGGTATGCGGGTCTGTGGCTGTAATGATGGCGAcggggtaggggactcggcGCATGAGAAGGCGGACTTGATCTGAGAGAGAGGGTTTGGGAGTGTCAACCAGGGTTCTGCGCTGGCATTCTTGAGCAGGTCGATTGAGTCCGAGTCCGGCGGGATGGCGGGCGAGTCTGGTGAGACATTGCGGCACTGTGCGTTCATCAATTAGAATCGtacgaagaagaaagagcaTAAAGTTGGGGGAGATAACCATTTAACTGCGCAATGGCCTGGCCCGTTAAGAGCCCCAATCGAGAGTATGTAAAGAGCTTCATACCGCCGGTGGTAGCGGAGGAGCTCGAAGAAGCTCAGGGAATGGCGGGTGAGTGGATACAATCACTGAAGAAACTGTAGAAGCCCTCCCAAATCATCATGAAGCCTCAGAGAATAGTGGCAGAGAGTGAGCTCGCTCAATTGAGAACCATGGTCGTTATAGACAATAGTAGTATTTGTATGACATCCGAGAGGAAGTGAAGGGAAAAAAGTCGGGATATAGCTTACATAAGCCCCGCATCTTGTCCGCGAAATTTCTCGGTCCAAGACAAACCATACCATCACCATCGATTGAACCACGATTTTCCTCCGCGACTACTCCTCCTAACTTAATTCGAACTACCGGaaggagggaaaagaaatcatGTCCCTCTCAACCCCCCTCCGCCGCAGCGCGGCCACAACATCCACCATCCGAACACCCACCACTTTTATATGCTCACAATGCCGCCATGCCACCCTCCTCCGACGCCCCAAGCGCCCCTACACCTTCACCCAACTCGTCACGCTCTCCGACGGCAGCACCTACACGCAACGCACAACCTCCCCGGTTCCCGTCTACCGCTCCACGCGCGACACCCGCAACTCGCTGCTATGGAACCCATCCAGCCATAAACTCATGAACgtcgaggaggacgaggccGGACGATTGGCTGCGTTCCGTGCGAAGTTCGGTCGCAGCTGGGATGCTAATACGCCGACTGAGGAGGAGGtgaaaaagaaggaggaggatgcgCAGGTTCGGTCTgaggcagcagcagcgcagGCGGCCGGGGAGcagaagttggagaagaatAATGAGGCTGCGGAAGCTGAGAAGGCACGGTTACAGGCGGAACAGGCTAAGGCGGatcaggaggaagaggataatCTGTTGGATTTGATTAGTTCGTTTGggcaggaggaagaagaggctgggaacaagaagaaatgaGCGTGAGCGTGGGGAGGTTCAGTGCAAACAGTTGCGAGCAATTGTACGATATTCAAGGTTGCAAACAATTGGCTTTCATACCCTGGTTGGTTTATGAGGTTGGGGATTGTGGTTTTTATTGTCTTGTTTAAATCTGTTCGACTATCATTTACATGTATACGTTCATACCTTGAGGAATTCAACCACATCGCTGAATACATAAGTGTCCAGTTTAGATACGAGTTCTTGATATGTCCATCAAAGCGTTATTCAGTAGTCAGGCCATCATTATCAGTACCCAACATTGAAAACAACAAGCCGTGCACGTAACTGACAATGATTCGCACAATTGAGGTATAAAAACAGAGTTATCAGAGCATGCCATCTTCACATAGGACAATAAAAGACTAAGCTCCCTCGCCAGCTGTAGTCACCTCAGCACTTGCAGCCGTTGCAGCAGCAGGTTCGTTACTAGGAGCTTGCGGTGAGAAGAGGGGGTTTCCCTCCTCGCCCACATCCAGTTGTAGGAGGAAGGTCTCCCAAAGCTCGATTAActaggaaaaaaaaagagtcaGTTAACTGAAAAACCAATGCATAGCCAAGGATAAGGGGTCTCACCTCTTTTTGTGCCTCAACGGCACTCTCCAAGAACGTCTCAACACCAGACTTGAAATCCTCTACCTTCTCCCTTTCGAATCGTTGCAGTTCGTTGCGCATCAATCTACCCATGTCTTCGAACAGCAGTTTTGCCTGATGCACCTTTCGTTCCGCATCAGCCACATCCGCGCTAACCTGGTTCAAACGGTCTTGCTGCGTCTTCCCTTGCCGAAGAAGCTTTTCCTGGGTATGCCTTCGCTTTTGCATTTCCGACTCAGCTGCGTGCCAACTATGATAGGATTTCTGGCGCTGGTTGAAAGCGGTCTTGACACTTCCAATTAAGCGGATGTATTCGTCAATCGTGATGCCGAGCGTAAGAACGTCCTGCATTGCCTGTCGCTCGTACAATTCCCGGATGCGCAATTGCAAGTCCGACAGCCCATCCAGAGGAGTCGCAAGCGCTGGTGACAGCTCAACTGTTGCCAGAGCATGGAGTGAGGCGGAGAAATCGCCAGCTGCTTCCGCAAGGCCCTTCCGCTGCGCAACTACCGTGTCGATAGCTTTCATTAACGACTTTAACTGGTTCTCCAATGCGTCCAGGTAAATCTTGCGGTCATGGAACCACTGTGCATTAATTGTCAATGGAATGAAAGTCAAATCTCACGACAAAGCAGCAACTTACATCGTCATGCTCGACAAACTTGGTGCCTCCCCCAACACTAATTCCAAATGAGCTGAACATGCCCTTGTTTTGACCAAGGTCCGGTTCCCGGTTCTCCTTGTTCTTAATGTCAATGCTGAAGGTCTCGCTTTCTAGGAAGATCTTGAGGTCGCCATCGTGTTGTAGGATAGGGTGTGCGGCAATCTTATTGAGCATTCGCTCCAGCGCAGCTCTTCTCGACTCGACGAAATTCGTGTCAAATCTACCGACAGCTTGCTTTTCCGGAGGCGGAGGCACAACGACACCGGGGTTATTATTATGCAGGGAATTGTAAAGCCAAAGGAAATCGCGGTATCGACGACTGACGGCAAACTCCGGCTGCCGGTATGCTTTAGAGGTTGTCTGCATACCAGTGTCAGCTCCGCCACCTTTCACAGGTCCACTCGTCCGGTTTCTTTCTCCTTACCTGGGTCCGGACTTGATACACAATGTGACTGCCTGTCAAGTCTCCAACTTTATGCGGATCCCCCACCACAATTTCAAACGTTGGTTTAGCAGCCTCCTCTATGCTGACGCTGGGTTGTGATTGTCTCTTAGtcccctctccctcaaccGGAGGCTGCACTGGCGGGGGGTCCCTGAAACCAGCGCCATTCTCTTCCAGGGTTACCGAATCCACCATCCCAGCAAGACTGGATGCTCGCGACGTTGACGATGTAGGGCGGGCATTGCGCGCTGCGAATTCCTTTTGAGGTGGTTCGGGTGCTTGTTCGATGGGCGAAGGACCGCCATCGACGGCCGTATCCCCAAGCGGGCCGAGTGGATCAACTTCATCACCAACGGCTTCTAATTTGGTCGCTTGCGCATTGATTCGTCGGTTGACTCTTGGGTTTCGTCGAGCCGAAGAGCTCGAACCGGTCTGTTGAGTGGGTTGTTCTGTGCCTGGGACGATAAGATGTCAGGTTCTGGAACAGGGTTGGTTGGGCGGGAGAGATGGCCTTTGGACTTGAAAAGAAGGACACGGGAATGGATGAGTTTATGGAACGGACGTACTTGTTTCTTCGATGTCAGGATTCGACGCGCCAAGGTTCGCAGTCGATTGCGAAGGGACGTCTGTCATTCGCGATTGTTAGACAACGGGGAACTAACGGTGGTGCCTCCTAACCACTTACCGCCCCATGGGGAGTCTCCAGCGTCCAGATCCATGTTATCGTAAGCTTCGAGTATAGTAGATTAATAAAGAGGGGTTAATTTAAAGTAGAGAGTAGCACCTGTCAAGTTGAGAGGGCGCTGGTTGCTGTGGTCGAACTGTCCGGAGAAGGAGATGACGGGATCGCACGTCTGGCGTTCGGAGGAGGAGCAGTGGCCGACGGATTAGGTTTCCCCCGCCATTGTAGACTGTGTGCAGAGCACTTGATATACAATGGATTGATGTTGAAATGTATGGCCGGAACAAGTATCAATAAAATCAATACATCAATACGCTGCCAttatacagagtactgagCAGATTCAAACATAGCCCACACCTGACTCAGTATAACGAACGGTACGAGAGTACCTCGACATCGGTATCTTAATAACCCTAGACTGAAGTCATGCTTATGGATTTTCAGATATACAAGAATCATACTACATTTGATATTGTCTACATCTCTATACAATCATCAACTATCATatgcatcatcatcatgttCCGCATGGCAGGCTCTCGTCAACGTGGCCATCGCCAGTTCAGCAAGCCCGATTGCCGATTAAGAGTCCTTGACCCATGGGAGACCAAGCTTGTGCATCTCCACGGCCAGCTGGAAGATATAATCCAAGCTTTCGCATTGGGTCTTTGCTTTGGCAACAGTGTCTCCCCAAACATAGCTGAATCACTCATTAGCCTCCTGCATAATCGATGATATAGAATGAATGGTAGCACTTACATTCCATGTCTTCTGACCAGAACCGCGTAGGTGTCCGGGTACCGGTCCATCGCCTTCTCCAAACTTCCCGTGAGATCCTCCTCAAAAGGAGTGTTCTCGATGATCGGAATTCGGAGGGTGTCGTGGAAGCCCAGCATACCCTTACCCCGGCCGCGAGGGATTCCCTTGATCTGTTCAATGTCGCTGATCTCGAAGCAGCCATCGGGACCTTTTTCGCGCTCGACCAGCAGGGTCACCAACACGGCCCACTGCGAATGGGTGTGGATGCTGCAGAGCGCACCGCGTTCAAACGCAGAGAGGAAAAGAGGGGTACAGTCCGACGGCTTCAACGCGAGGGGCTTGCGGATGTACTTGCGCTCGGAGGGAGGATACTTCGGAGTGGGCCATTGTAGGACGAAGATGTTTTGAGGTTGCATCATTTCCTTTTGAACACCAGACGGAGCGATGAAGATGTGGTCATCTTGGCGGATCGAGGTCTAGCATAGACATTCAAGAAGTTAATCGCAACGTCTCTGTCGCAAACCAAGCAAGACGCTCAGGGCCacttacaccaccaccagTACCAGTCACCCATCCCCAGTTATAAAATCTGCGACAGAGATCAGGGATTTTGTTGGCTGGGTGTTCAGGGTCATCAGACTGGACCAAATGGTCGTTGTTCTCGACGTTCTGGATGTCGGTCATGGTGGCGGGTCTCTTGGAGGGGAGGCTGGATTATATGACGAATAAGCTGATAATATCAATTTGGCCTCCTATCATTCAGAGAAGACTCAAGGTAGATGATATAACCAGTATGCCAAATGGAGAAAGATGAGGTCAAGATCGACCAAGGGCGATAGAAAAGCACCGGCGGGGAAACATTTTTTGAACGGCGCGCGGAGACGATGGATGATCGCGCAATCTGCAGTGATACTCCGGATTATAGAGAGTATGAAGAAGCCGATTGCCTAAAACATTACAATGGAGGCTTTATAAAGCGAGGTCTACGATTGAAACACTACTGGACCTCAATGTCCCCTTCAACAATTATGCAGGCTGTAGTAAGCAGTGAGCCCAGCCGCAGCCTTTCTTCCGATCGAACACTGAAGAATAACGAACTAACCTGATTGGGCAATTACCGTGGAAGAGGCCACCTTTGACCTTCTGGCTTCAATCGTCGGCTTTTATATCGCGCTCTTTCTTCCACCTTCacctctcctctctcttcctccactTCCGTGAGCTAGATAGCTGGCAATCTATCTTTCTCTATATCTAGATtgtctccttttctttcctcctccaggagGGTCAATTGATCTCCGTGACATTGTTGTTTACTTGTTCTTGTAGCTACTAGCTGTCGTCCCATCATGCGTTTTAACTCTGCCTTTACGTCGGCGCTTGTCTCTTCGGCCACTCTCATGGGTTATGCCCATGCTGAGGAGGCTGAGCAGAAGCCCGATTCGTCGTCGGTCGCTGAGAAGCCTACTTTTACGGTATGTTGGGAGCTATATCTCACCCGTCGCTCGTTGCCGAGGCTGGCACCTATAGTACCAAATAGCACCTGCTAACTTTTCTTTTGTAATCACAGCCGACAAACTTGGAAGCGCCGTTCCTCGAACAATTCACCGAAGGCTGGGATTCCagatggatcccttcccacGCCAAGAAGGAGGACTCTAAATCGGAGGATGACTGGGCTTATGTCGGTAACTGGGCCGTCGAAGAGCCGTCCATTTTCAAGGGAATTGAAGGCGACAAGGGTCTCGTTGTGAAGGATCCTGCCGCTCACCACGCCATCTCTGCCAAGTTCCCCAAGAAGATTGATAACAAGGGCAAGACGTTGGTGGTTCAGTATGAGGTCAAGCCGCAGAGTAAGTCTGCCCCGTAGCGAGAACACAGAAAGGCAAGCGCTGGGATACTGACGACGTCTTTCTATAGACTCCTTGGTCTGTGGTGGTGCCTACCTGAAGCTCCTCCAGGAGAACAAGAAGCTCCACGCTGAGGAGTTCTCCAACACCTCGCCTTACGTGATCATGTTCGGCCCCGACAAGTGTGGTGCCACCAACAAGGTACGATCTACATACGAATTGCTAGAAAATTGCGACGAAACGTGAGGGCTAAATGCTGACTCTGCCAGGTCCACTTTATTTTCCGCCACAAGAACCCCAAGACCGGCGAGTACGAGGAGAAGCACCTCAAGGCTCCCCCGGCCGCTCGCACCTCCAAGGTCACTTCCGTTTACACCTTGATCGTCCGCCCCGATCAGTCCTTCCAGATCCTCATTGACGGCGAGGCCATCAAGAATGGCACCCTTCTTGAAGACTTCAACCCCCCTGTCAACCCGGCAAAGGAGATCGATGACCCCAAGGACAAGAAGCCGGCTGACTGGGTCGATGAGTCCAAGATCCCTGACCCTGAAGCTAAGAAGCCTGAGGACTGGGATGAGGAGGCGCCCTTCGAGATTGTCGATGAGGATGCCACCATTCCAGATGACTGGTTGGAGGATGAGCCTACCAGCATCCCTGACCCCGAGGCTGAGAAGCCGGAAGACTgggatgacgaggaggatggtgATTGGATTCCTCCTACGGTCGCCAACCCCAAGTGCAACGAGGTCTCTGGATGTGGTCCCTGGTCGGCCCCTCTGAAGAAGAACCCGGCCTATAAGGGCAAGTGGAGCGCTCCTCTGATTGACAACCCGGCCTACAAGGGTCCTTGGGCTCCTCGCAAGATTGCCAACCCTGCCTACTTCGAGGACAAGACTCCCTCTAACTTTGAGCCCATGGGTGCTGTATGTATTCCCCCCAACTGATTTTTGACAATGTTCAATATGATACTAACCAACGCTCGCAGATTGGTTTCGAAATCTGGactatgcaaaatgacaTCCTGTTCGACAACATCTACATTGGTCACTCCGCCGAGGATGCTGAGAAGCTCCGCAAGGAGACCTTTGATGTCAAGCGCCCTGTGGAAATCGCTGAGGAGGAGGCCGCGAAGCCCAAGCCGGAAGGGAAAGGTGCCACCCCTAGTGTCAGCTTCAAGGAGGACCCCATTCTCTACGTCCGTGAGAAAGTGGACCACTTCGTTGGCTTGGCCAAGCAGGACCCCGTTCATGCCATCAAGCAAGTGCCCGAAGTGGCTGGTGGCCTGGGCGCCCTTCTCGTCACGatgatcctcatcatcgttgGAGCCATTGGCGCCAGCAGCCCTGCTCCTTCTGACAGCAAGAAGGGCAAGGAAACCGCTGGTAAGTCCAAGGAAAAAGAGGGCGAAGCTACCTCTTCCTCTGCGGACACTGGCAAGGGCGGTGCTACCAAGCGTCGGTCATAGAGAGCTGAGTTCATCTtatgaaaaggaaaaaaaaaaaaaaagggccGATATAGCCCCTGTGCAATCAGTGTTATTCTTCTCAATTGCTGTTTACCTGTTTCTGAGCCttgttttttctcttttttgaTTCTTTATACCTTGACCTCTGGGGGTGGAAAGGTCCAGTACTTATTGAAGATGTTGTCACTTTATTATGAGATATGATATTCTAGCGAGAAAGGAAGGCAATTCCGAAGGATTTCTAAAGAGTAGGTTATTCTATCGCCAGCAAATCCCACTTTTTAATTGAAAGAAATAGGCATGTAGTTCCGGCATCTGCTTGATTGTACCCCGGAGTAGCTTATCGCAGTTCCCGATTCGATATCATTGGCTGTGATCGCCGAATGGAGCACGGTGCTTACTTAGCGCTTGGAGATCCCCAACTTTTGCCCCCCAATCGTGCGGCCCGCAATGCCCGCCGTATACAGACCGAGTATATATaagaaacttctgttgtacACAGCCCCCCTGCGTGACCTGATACCACCTCTACTCATCAATTCatccctcttttctttccccttTACTCTATATATTCTCTATATATTCCCTCTGCTTCTCATCATGGCCGCCCGCCGGTCTCTCACCCAATCTCTCCCCGCTCTCCGCATTACAGCTTCCTCTGCTCGAGTTGCTTCGGCTTCAGCATCACGTTCGCTGACGAGCTTGTCCAAATCGTCTTCAGCTATGTCGTCTTCTCAAAGAATTCCTTCATGTGTCTCTTCACCCTTGACGGCAACCCGTAGGCTCCATGCCACCGCCGCTCAACTCACCCCCGCAACTACCTCCGCGGCTAGCACCGCTACCGAATACCCGACCACCCATGAGCGGATTGCCAACCCCATTGACACTACAAACTTCCTCGACAATGAATTCGTCTCTTCCAAGGCTACGCAGTGGATCGACTTGCATGATCCCGCCACAAACAACCTCATCACCCGTGTGCCCCAGAGCACTGATGAGGAGCTCCGCGCCGCCGTCGAGTCGGCCGAGGAAGCCTTCCCAGCATGGCGTGCCACCAGCATCATGGCCCGCCAACAGATCCTTTTCAAGTTTGTCGGCTTAATCAAGGCAAACTGGGACCGTCTTGCCGCATCCATTACCCTGGAGCAGGGCAAGACTTTCCCAGATGCTAAGGGCGATGTGCTCCGTGGTCTGCAGGTGGCGGAGACTGCCTGTGGTATCACTACCCAGATTACAGGTGAGGTTTTGGAGGTCGCCAAGGACATGGAGACTAGAAGCTACCGTGAGCCATTGGGTGTTGTTGCAGCAATTTGCCCATTCAGTAAGTTTTGCCTTTTCCCTAGGATAACTCGTACAAACTGACCCGAGGCTAACCGTGTCGATCAGACTTCCCCGCCATGATTCCTCTTTGGTGTCTTCCCGTTGCCACTGTGGCTGGTAACTGTCTTATCATGAAGCCCTCCGAGCGGGACCCTGGAGCGGCAATGATTCTGGCCGAACTAGCCAAGGAAGCTGGCTTCCCTCCAGGTGTGATCAACATCATCCATGGTTCTGCGAAGACGGTGGACTTCATTCTGGACGAGCCTGCCATTAAGGCTATTAGCTTTGTTGGCAGCAACCGGGCTGGTGAGTACATCTACAACCGTGGCTCTGCCAATGGCAAACGTGTCCAGGCAAATCTTGGCGCAAAGAACCATGCTGCTGTCCTCCCCGATGCCAACAAGAACCAGACTCTCAATGCTATCGTGGGAGCTGCATTTGGAGCCGCCGGTCAGCGTTGCATGGCTCTCAGCACCGCCGTCATGGTCGGTGAAACTCAGGACTGGCTGTCTGAGATGGCTGAACGGGCCAAGGTGCTGAATGTCAACGGTGGATTTGAAGAGGGGGCGGATCTCGGCCCTGTCATTAGCCCTGAGAGCCAGAAGCGGGTCGAAGAATTGATTACAAGTGCTGAGCAGGAGGGTGCGACTATTCTCCTGGATGGTCGTGGATACAGACCTGAGAAGTACCCCAACGGCAACTTTGTAAGTGCTTTCCTCGTTTGACAACGGGTCTCTCGATATTTGTTGTTAATATGACATCAGGTTGGTCCTACCATCATCACCAACGTCACCCCCGAAATGCGCTGCTACCGCGAAGAGATCTTCGGCCCCGTCCTCGTCTGCCTCAACGTCGACACTCTCGACGACGCTATTAACCTAATCAACAAGAACGAATACGGTAACGGCGCTGCGATCTTCACCCGCTCTGGCTCGACAGCCTCTCGCTTCCAGAAGGACATCGAAGCCGGTCAAGTCGGTGTCAACGTTCCCATCCCCGTCCCTCTACCCATGTTTTCGTTCACCGGTAACAAGAAGAGTAtcgctggtggtggtgcaaACACCTTCTACGGCAAGCCTGGGTTGCAGTTCTACACGCAGCAGAAGACAGTGACGAGTCTATGGAGGGCTGAGGATGCGGTTAGCACGAAGGCTCAGGTGGTTATGCCAACCAACTCATGATCTTACCTATGATCTAATTCTCGTTTATGAAGCATTATGAATACTTATGAATTTAAATATTCTACATATTAAAATTGTTTTGAAGTCAATCCGTATATATACCTTACGATTTGCGCTATGGCAGGTCAGCATTGCTCATAAAGGATATTTCCAGAGCAGCCGTACCGAAGCGACCAGCAAGAAACGCATGAATGATTTGGTCCCTTTTGGCGTTGAATATCCAATCCATTTTTACTTTATTGGTTGTCCTTAAAGATGCTGGATTTTGAAACTGGATGGCGGAGTGAAGCATTGAGGCCTAGGGCTTCGAAAATATTGCCCATGTTCTCTACCACgagaactgaattcctagtTCAATACTGGGCATGTCTCCCTTCTCCACCGAGTTAATTTGCGCCGGTGgccacccattcaaccaactAACAACTGACGACACGCTTAACCTTCCGCATGACATCTTCATAGAAATCGGGCTAGGCCATCAGCTGATCCTCCGATGATCATCTGCACGAGTCGAGATATGGTGCTCAGGCTCTATCCTCAATGCCATACATTTAGTGATATTTGGCATTGCTGGCTTTCTCAGAACTTACTAGACTCAACCAgactttgttttttttttttttctgaaCATTTGGAGATTTTCCAATTAGTTTCCCGTCTTGATAGTGTGACTTAATCTTGATTATAACTATTTACCAGTACTTCTAATGAATTGGAGAACTGCTGAGTTCTGGTATACTCCTTTTTGGGATAATAATATATTGAACAAGAAACGCTAGTCAAAGTTCTTCAATTCATGACGTTGTCACTGGTCTGTCAAGTCCAGTAATTCCACCGGCCAGTCTCGATCAAAGCCCGAGTCTCTATACTCGCACATGAACAGGCTTAGACATCCCGGTGCTTGAGGAAGGAGTACACGAAGCGGATCATCTGGTATTTGCCATCCTTGGCCACCACGATACGGCGCGTGTAACGACGTTCGCCTTGGACAATTTCAAATCCCCAAACCTGTTGTACACATTAGTCACTGAAGCGTAAAGGAGAACCGAGGGTCAAGCAT from Aspergillus chevalieri M1 DNA, chromosome 1, nearly complete sequence includes the following:
- a CDS encoding flavin reductase family protein (COG:S;~EggNog:ENOG410PSA4;~InterPro:IPR012349,IPR002563;~PFAM:PF01613;~go_function: GO:0010181 - FMN binding [Evidence IEA]), translating into MKLFTYSRLGLLTGQAIAQLNVPQCLTRLARHPAGLGLNRPAQECQRRTLVDTPKPSLSDQVRLLMRRVPYPVAIITATDPHTHTHKDTQIEHSYRGMTVSSFSTVTLHPEPVVSFNVKRPSETLNALISSGRFLVHLLAPAKPTADLARDFSRGNHNLSIVNGKGDFEFVAHAQKVNENESDRPLPLLRRSGLRSRDIVDFPFVFECRLLPQQMEVFDHTIVLGHVVDTILQRPLDAEVRSQADSGELCLTYANTKFWEMGHEIK
- a CDS encoding mitochondrial 54S ribosomal protein bL31m (COG:J;~EggNog:ENOG410PQSV;~InterPro:IPR034600;~go_component: GO:0005762 - mitochondrial large ribosomal subunit [Evidence IEA];~go_function: GO:0003735 - structural constituent of ribosome [Evidence IEA];~go_process: GO:0032543 - mitochondrial translation [Evidence IEA]); this translates as MSLSTPLRRSAATTSTIRTPTTFICSQCRHATLLRRPKRPYTFTQLVTLSDGSTYTQRTTSPVPVYRSTRDTRNSLLWNPSSHKLMNVEEDEAGRLAAFRAKFGRSWDANTPTEEEVKKKEEDAQVRSEAAAAQAAGEQKLEKNNEAAEAEKARLQAEQAKADQEEEDNLLDLISSFGQEEEEAGNKKK
- the VPS5 gene encoding sorting nexin 1 (COG:U;~EggNog:ENOG410PI2Z;~InterPro:IPR027267,IPR035803,IPR001683,IPR036871, IPR015404;~PFAM:PF09325,PF00787;~go_function: GO:0035091 - phosphatidylinositol binding [Evidence IEA]) translates to MDLDAGDSPWGDVPSQSTANLGASNPDIEETSTEQPTQQTGSSSSARRNPRVNRRINAQATKLEAVGDEVDPLGPLGDTAVDGGPSPIEQAPEPPQKEFAARNARPTSSTSRASSLAGMVDSVTLEENGAGFRDPPPVQPPVEGEGTKRQSQPSVSIEEAAKPTFEIVVGDPHKVGDLTGSHIVYQVRTQTTSKAYRQPEFAVSRRYRDFLWLYNSLHNNNPGVVVPPPPEKQAVGRFDTNFVESRRAALERMLNKIAAHPILQHDGDLKIFLESETFSIDIKNKENREPDLGQNKGMFSSFGISVGGGTKFVEHDDWFHDRKIYLDALENQLKSLMKAIDTVVAQRKGLAEAAGDFSASLHALATVELSPALATPLDGLSDLQLRIRELYERQAMQDVLTLGITIDEYIRLIGSVKTAFNQRQKSYHSWHAAESEMQKRRHTQEKLLRQGKTQQDRLNQVSADVADAERKVHQAKLLFEDMGRLMRNELQRFEREKVEDFKSGVETFLESAVEAQKELIELWETFLLQLDVGEEGNPLFSPQAPSNEPAAATAASAEVTTAGEGA
- the mde1 gene encoding methylthioribulose 1-phosphate dehydratase MDE1 (COG:G;~EggNog:ENOG410PHCC;~InterPro:IPR036409,IPR017714,IPR027514,IPR001303;~PFAM:PF00596;~go_component: GO:0005737 - cytoplasm [Evidence IEA];~go_function: GO:0046872 - metal ion binding [Evidence IEA];~go_process: GO:0019509 - L-methionine salvage from methylthioadenosine [Evidence IEA]), with the translated sequence MTDIQNVENNDHLVQSDDPEHPANKIPDLCRRFYNWGWVTGTGGGTSIRQDDHIFIAPSGVQKEMMQPQNIFVLQWPTPKYPPSERKYIRKPLALKPSDCTPLFLSAFERGALCSIHTHSQWAVLVTLLVEREKGPDGCFEISDIEQIKGIPRGRGKGMLGFHDTLRIPIIENTPFEEDLTGSLEKAMDRYPDTYAVLVRRHGIYVWGDTVAKAKTQCESLDYIFQLAVEMHKLGLPWVKDS
- the clxA gene encoding calnexin (COG:O;~EggNog:ENOG410PFWS;~InterPro:IPR001580,IPR009033,IPR018124,IPR013320;~PFAM:PF00262;~SECRETED:SignalP(1-23);~TransMembrane:1 (n6-17c23/24o494-515i);~go_component: GO:0005783 - endoplasmic reticulum [Evidence IEA];~go_function: GO:0005509 - calcium ion binding [Evidence IEA];~go_function: GO:0005515 - protein binding [Evidence IEA];~go_function: GO:0051082 - unfolded protein binding [Evidence IEA];~go_process: GO:0006457 - protein folding [Evidence IEA]), giving the protein MRFNSAFTSALVSSATLMGYAHAEEAEQKPDSSSVAEKPTFTPTNLEAPFLEQFTEGWDSRWIPSHAKKEDSKSEDDWAYVGNWAVEEPSIFKGIEGDKGLVVKDPAAHHAISAKFPKKIDNKGKTLVVQYEVKPQNSLVCGGAYLKLLQENKKLHAEEFSNTSPYVIMFGPDKCGATNKVHFIFRHKNPKTGEYEEKHLKAPPAARTSKVTSVYTLIVRPDQSFQILIDGEAIKNGTLLEDFNPPVNPAKEIDDPKDKKPADWVDESKIPDPEAKKPEDWDEEAPFEIVDEDATIPDDWLEDEPTSIPDPEAEKPEDWDDEEDGDWIPPTVANPKCNEVSGCGPWSAPLKKNPAYKGKWSAPLIDNPAYKGPWAPRKIANPAYFEDKTPSNFEPMGAIGFEIWTMQNDILFDNIYIGHSAEDAEKLRKETFDVKRPVEIAEEEAAKPKPEGKGATPSVSFKEDPILYVREKVDHFVGLAKQDPVHAIKQVPEVAGGLGALLVTMILIIVGAIGASSPAPSDSKKGKETAGKSKEKEGEATSSSADTGKGGATKRRS